A window of Candidatus Margulisiibacteriota bacterium genomic DNA:
CGCTATGCCGAGTCCCTCGCGGAGCGAAGGAAAAACGAAGACATCCGCTGATTTGCAGATTTCGCCTATATCCCTACGGTAATCCAGTAACCTTACCTGTTCCCGCAATCCTAATTTTTCTGCCAGCTTTTTCAAGTAACTCTCAAGGGACCCGTTTCCACAAATCAGGTAGTAAATACTGGTGTTCTTAAGTTTGGAGAGGGCGCGTATAATAACCTGGTGATTTTTGTTTTTATTCAATTCCCCCACTGAAAGTAAAACAAAAGAGTCTTCCGGCAGGTTCAATTCACGCCGTTTTGCCATTTTATCAACAGTTATCCCGCCAAAACTCTCTGTGTCAAGTCCGACGCCGGGGATATATTCAACCCGTACCGCTTTTAATGTCTTTATGGCTCTTGCATAGTCCTCTTTATTTATGGTAATAAGTACATCCGTATATCTTGCCAGCCATTTTTCCACAGGATAATATAGCAGCCAGTTCTTAAGAGGTGCGCCCCTGTAAAAATGAAACCCGTGGGCGGTATAGAAGACTTTTGTACCCTGTTTTCTGGTTCTTCTCGCCGCCAGTCTTGTAATTACTCCTCCCACAGGCGTATTGCAATGGATGACATCATACCGATTTTCATAAATTATTTTTTTTAACTGCCTGTACGCGGTTATATTGCTTTT
This region includes:
- a CDS encoding glycosyltransferase family 4 protein — its product is MKKVLLTATVQSHIARFHLPLIDMLRKNGYEIHVAAKNNLIEKKGLRLNGPHKVYDIPFTRSPYSKSNITAYRQLKKIIYENRYDVIHCNTPVGGVITRLAARRTRKQGTKVFYTAHGFHFYRGAPLKNWLLYYPVEKWLARYTDVLITINKEDYARAIKTLKAVRVEYIPGVGLDTESFGGITVDKMAKRRELNLPEDSFVLLSVGELNKNKNHQVIIRALSKLKNTSIYYLICGNGSLESYLKKLAEKLGLREQVRLLDYRRDIGEICKSADVFVFPSLREGLGIAALEAMACGLPLIASNIRGITEYAVDGVTGFNCSPDDADGFGKAIDTLMNNREIREKMGSHNVNAVKKFDVKNTLTVMRNIYENYSG